In a single window of the Octopus sinensis linkage group LG1, ASM634580v1, whole genome shotgun sequence genome:
- the LOC115211642 gene encoding cytochrome c oxidase subunit 4 isoform 1, mitochondrial, with protein sequence MNRQLVKSIGNLTARLSRCQISTSAVLGNQSAVLGQEARDKIHPRIGNREIVGFGINGSASYFDIPEIPFPAIRFKESTGENLALLDKQAADWKTLTLQEKKDLYRISFCQTYAEMHAPTGDWKRIISFFLMSCSLTGWIIIWMKLYVYPPVPHSLTQEWQDAMLEKMIAQRVNPIEGVSSQYDYENERWKN encoded by the exons ATGAACCGACAGCTTGTCAAGTCAATTGGCAATCTGACTGCCCGTCTCTCACGGTGTCAAATTTCTACATCGGCTGTTTTGGGAAACCAGAGTGCAGTTCTTGGTCAAGAGGCTCGAGATAAGATCCATCCCagaattg GCAACAGAGAGATTGTTGGTTTTGGTATTAATGGCAGTGCGAGCTACTTCGATATCCCAGAAATTCCTTTCCCTGCAATTCGGTTTAAAGAAAGCACCGGTGAAAATTTGGCCCTCTTGGACAAACAGGCGGCAGACTGGAAAACCCTCACCCTTCAAGAAAAGAAAGATT TATATCGcatcagcttctgtcaaacttaTGCTGAAATGCATGCTCCAACAGGAGACTGGAAAAGAATCATATCTTTCTTTCTAATGAGCTGCAGTTTAACTGGCTGGATTATTATATGGATGAAGCTGTACG TGTATCCACCTGTTCCACACAGTCTCACTCAAGAGTGGCAGGATGCTATGTTGGAGAAAATGATAGCTCAAAGAGTCAACCCTATTGAAGGTGTTTCTTCTCAATATGATTATGAGAATGAACGTTGGAAAAATTAA